The following are encoded together in the Drosophila biarmipes strain raj3 chromosome 3L, RU_DBia_V1.1, whole genome shotgun sequence genome:
- the LOC108035547 gene encoding alanine--glyoxylate aminotransferase 2-like isoform X2 codes for MGHCHPEVVRAGALQMATISTNNRFLHDELVQCARTLTSKMPEPLSVCFFVNSGSEANDLALRLARNFTKRQDVITLDHAYHGHLQSVMEVSPYKFNQPGGETKPDYVHVAPCPDIYGGKFTDKMYPDADMGALYAQPIEEICQKQLAKGQGVAAFIAESLQSCGGQILPPAGYFQAVYEAVRSAGGVCIADEVQVGFGRVGSHYWAFETQNVIPDIVCVAKPMGNGHPVGAVVTTPEIAKAFHATGVAYFNTYGGNPVSCAIANAVMRVIDQEGLQQNALVVGDYLLEECNRLKQDFECVGDVRGAGLFVGIELVQEREERIPDKKAAHWVVNRMKQLHRVLVSSDGPNDNVIKLKPPMCFSRENADEFLLAFRECLTAVMQDRLASAASAAMAATSGVIATASETLANKTKLFERQDRLIKSV; via the exons TGGGTCACTGTCATCCGGAGGTGGTGCGAGCTGGAGCCCTGCAGATGGCCACCATCTCGACCAACAACCGCTTCCTCCACGATGAGCTGGTGCAATGTGCCCGTACTCTGACCAGCAAAATGCCGGAACCATTGTCCGTGTGCTTCTTCGTTAATTCCGGATCAGAGGCCAATGACCTGGCCCTTCGTCTGGCCCGTAACTTTACTAAGCGGCAGGATGTCATTACTCTCGACCA TGCCTACCATGGTCACTTGCAGTCGGTGATGGAGGTGTCTCCGTACAAGTTCAACCAACCTGGCGGAGAGACCAAGCCCGACTACGTCCATGTGGCCCCCTGCCCGGACATCTATGGCGGCAAGTTCACCGACAAGATGTATCCGGATGCGGACATGGGCGCCCTTTACGCCCAGCCCATTGAGGAGATCTGCCAGAAGCAGTTGGCCAAGGGCCAGGGCGTGGCCGCCTTCATTGCCGAGAGCCTGCAGAGCTGCGGTGGCCAGATCTTGCCACCAGCTGGATATTTCCAGGCTGTCTACGAGGCCGTACGCTCCGCCGGTGGCGTTTGCATCGCCGATGAGGTTCAGGTGGGTTTCGGACGCGTGGGCAGCCACTACTGGGcctttgagacccagaacgtCATCCCCGACATCGTGTGCGTGGCCAAGCCCATGGGCAATGGTCATCCGGTGGGCGCGGTGGTCACCACGCCGGAAATCGCCAAGGCCTTCCACGCCACCGGAGTGGCCTACTTCAACACCTATGGAGGCAATCCGGTTTCCTGTGCGATCGCCAATGCCGTGATGCGTGTCATTGATCAGGAGGGTCTGCAGCAGAATGCCCTGGTCGTGGGAGACTATCTCTTGGAGGAGTGCAACCGGCTGAAGCAGGACTTTGAGTGCGTTGGTGATGTACGCGGCGCAGGACTCTTCGTGGGCATCGAGTTGGTGCAGGAGCGAGAGGAGCGGATTCCGGACAAGAAGGCCGCCCACTGGGTGGTCAACCGGATGAAGCAGCTGCACCGCGTGCTCGTCTCCTCCGATGGTCCCAACGACAACGTGATCAAGCTAAAGCCACCCATGTGCTTCAGCCGGGAAAACGCCGACGAGTTCCTCCTGGCCTTCCGGGAGTGCCTGACCGCCGTGATGCAGGATCGGCTGGCCAgtgccgcctccgccgccatGGCGGCCACCAGCGGCGTCATCGCCACCGCCTCCGAGACACTGGCCAACAAGACGAAGCTCTTCGAGCGGCAGGATCGCCTCATCAAGTCCGTCTGA